The following are from one region of the Vibrio rarus genome:
- a CDS encoding extracellular solute-binding protein, producing MTLHTRKLSTLLVTLLGTSLLVPVFANAASTASVTEAQVATQQAKQAPQLPKELKWISNPDLPLFASDKAKRGGTLNLYIPSYPLTMRTIGPDSNTSFRSYLMDSHPGLLGIHPNTLQPYPELATQWAFGNDGKTMYFRLDPKATWSDGVPITAEDYAFLFEYVKNKNVHAPFYNNYYSEKVVNLTVYDKYTISLTSSDALPKALLIDRINLQPKPKHFFKNGIGKNYIREYNWKAEPTTGAYYVSALKKGRTIEMSHVKNWWGYHNRYLKNRFNVDKIRFSVIRDPDLAFRYFEKGELDAFNINSQKLWFDKTNSEPFQKGYIVKSMLSNEVSVGASGLWLNMANPLLKNSEVREGIAYAINFESVIKHVRHGEATRQNGFGTPVGAYATPKDVGVKPFSPVEAKKHFAKAGYNTLGSDGLLYNKQGNSLQVTLTYLSARSTADVIILKEQAKKAGLDLELKLVDGSTGFKSLLEKKFQMAYLSMSSGLYPVYRQYFHSSNIVPQTNNFFSFADPKMDELIAKFDQASSVAEQVKQSNKIQRLIMAYNCFIPGTVSQFTRAAHWRYVRLPDNVGTAQSRFLFDESALDLGLMWIDSDLKQAVLQAKREGKTFPRMTHLSTQVIGH from the coding sequence ATGACTCTACATACACGAAAACTCTCCACGTTATTGGTTACGCTATTAGGTACATCACTATTAGTGCCTGTGTTCGCCAATGCAGCGTCAACGGCATCAGTCACAGAGGCGCAAGTGGCGACTCAACAGGCAAAACAAGCGCCACAGTTGCCTAAAGAGTTAAAATGGATCTCAAATCCTGATCTGCCCTTATTTGCCAGTGACAAAGCAAAACGTGGCGGCACGCTGAACTTATATATTCCATCATACCCATTAACTATGCGTACTATTGGTCCTGACTCAAATACGTCATTTCGTTCATATTTAATGGATAGCCACCCTGGATTGCTGGGGATTCATCCAAACACGCTACAGCCCTACCCTGAACTTGCGACACAGTGGGCATTTGGTAATGATGGCAAAACCATGTATTTCCGTTTAGACCCAAAAGCCACTTGGTCTGACGGTGTTCCTATCACCGCTGAAGACTATGCATTCCTATTTGAATACGTAAAAAACAAAAACGTTCACGCGCCGTTTTACAATAATTACTACAGCGAAAAAGTGGTTAACTTAACCGTCTACGACAAATACACCATTTCGTTAACGTCGTCTGATGCGTTACCAAAAGCGTTATTAATTGATCGTATTAACCTGCAACCAAAGCCAAAACATTTCTTCAAAAATGGGATTGGTAAAAACTACATCCGTGAGTACAACTGGAAGGCAGAACCCACGACCGGCGCTTACTACGTATCGGCACTTAAAAAAGGTCGTACTATCGAGATGTCGCACGTTAAAAATTGGTGGGGTTATCATAACCGCTACCTAAAAAATCGTTTTAACGTAGATAAAATTCGTTTCTCTGTTATTCGTGATCCGGATTTGGCTTTCCGTTACTTTGAGAAAGGCGAGCTAGACGCATTCAACATCAATTCACAGAAACTATGGTTTGATAAAACCAACTCTGAGCCTTTCCAAAAAGGGTACATTGTGAAATCCATGCTGAGCAATGAAGTCTCAGTAGGCGCTTCAGGACTATGGCTTAACATGGCAAATCCACTGCTTAAAAACAGTGAAGTTCGCGAAGGTATCGCATATGCCATCAACTTTGAATCTGTAATTAAGCATGTTCGTCATGGTGAAGCGACACGACAAAATGGTTTTGGTACACCAGTAGGTGCTTATGCCACGCCAAAAGATGTGGGGGTTAAGCCCTTCTCTCCTGTTGAAGCGAAAAAACACTTTGCAAAAGCCGGTTACAACACCTTAGGTTCTGATGGATTGTTGTACAACAAACAAGGCAACTCACTACAGGTAACGTTGACTTACCTAAGCGCGCGCAGCACCGCCGACGTTATTATCTTAAAAGAACAAGCTAAAAAAGCAGGTTTAGATCTTGAGCTTAAACTGGTTGATGGCTCAACGGGATTTAAATCCCTATTAGAGAAGAAATTCCAAATGGCTTATTTGTCTATGTCATCAGGTTTATACCCTGTATACCGACAATATTTCCATTCCAGCAATATCGTCCCTCAAACTAACAACTTTTTCAGCTTTGCTGACCCAAAAATGGACGAATTAATTGCCAAATTTGATCAGGCTTCTTCGGTGGCAGAGCAAGTGAAACAGTCGAACAAAATCCAACGTTTGATCATGGCATACAACTGCTTTATACCGGGCACAGTGTCGCAGTTCACTCGTGCGGCGCATTGGCGTTACGTTCGTCTACCAGACAATGTGGGTACAGCTCAATCTCGATTCTTATTCGACGAAAGTGCTCTTGATCTGGGTCTCATGTGGATTGATAGCGATTTAAAACAAGCCGTTCTACAAGCAAAACGGGAAGGCAAAACCTTCCCTAGAATGACGCATTTAAGCACTCAAGTCATCGGTCATTAA
- a CDS encoding ABC transporter permease subunit: protein MFKFDELTKKKMARFYSIKRGYFSLIFLVLLVVLSLFSEALINSKALVVSYQGHLYFPTYSKIRTGEDFGEQYGYEANYRQLQAKFEKANNGNWVIMPIVPWNPLEQDYSNGFPPSAPNGHAQHYLGTDNSGRDVLARLVYGFRIAIFYAFITLAICYFIGVIVGSAMGYLGGKFDLIMQRIIEVWSMLPMLYVIMILVSIMKPNFALFVFINVLFGWIPITWYMRSISYKERAREYVLAARAQGASTWRIITKHILPNTLVMIVTLAPFTIVANISTLTALDYLGLGLTPPTPSWGDLLQQGKSNLDAWWIMSSVVFSIVGILTMITFIGEAIREAFDPKKQTKYS, encoded by the coding sequence ATGTTTAAGTTTGATGAATTAACTAAAAAGAAAATGGCTCGCTTTTATTCAATTAAACGAGGCTACTTTTCTCTTATATTTTTAGTATTGCTAGTGGTCCTTTCGCTATTTTCAGAGGCACTGATCAACAGCAAAGCTTTGGTAGTGTCTTATCAAGGCCACCTCTACTTTCCAACGTACTCAAAAATACGTACTGGTGAAGATTTTGGTGAGCAATATGGTTACGAAGCGAACTATCGCCAATTACAAGCTAAGTTCGAAAAAGCCAATAATGGCAACTGGGTCATCATGCCTATCGTACCTTGGAACCCGCTAGAGCAAGATTATTCTAATGGTTTCCCACCCAGCGCACCTAATGGACATGCCCAGCACTATTTGGGCACTGATAACTCAGGAAGAGATGTTCTGGCACGCTTGGTGTACGGGTTTCGTATTGCCATTTTCTATGCCTTCATCACGCTTGCTATTTGTTACTTTATTGGCGTCATTGTCGGTAGTGCTATGGGGTACTTAGGGGGTAAATTTGACCTCATCATGCAACGTATTATCGAAGTTTGGTCCATGTTACCCATGCTGTACGTGATCATGATATTAGTGTCGATAATGAAGCCGAACTTTGCCTTGTTTGTCTTTATTAACGTTCTGTTTGGTTGGATTCCGATCACTTGGTACATGCGCTCTATTTCTTACAAGGAACGAGCACGTGAATACGTACTGGCCGCCAGAGCACAAGGGGCGAGCACATGGCGTATCATCACCAAGCACATCCTACCGAACACGCTAGTAATGATTGTGACTTTGGCGCCATTTACCATTGTTGCCAACATTTCAACGCTGACCGCCCTCGATTATTTAGGTTTAGGTTTAACACCTCCCACCCCTAGTTGGGGTGACTTATTGCAACAAGGAAAATCCAACCTTGATGCATGGTGGATCATGAGTTCCGTCGTGTTCTCCATTGTGGGCATTCTCACCATGATTACTTTCATTGGTGAAGCGATTCGTGAAGCATTCGATCCTAAAAAACAAACTAAGTACAGCTAA
- a CDS encoding bifunctional molybdopterin-guanine dinucleotide biosynthesis adaptor protein MobB/molybdopterin molybdotransferase MoeA, translating to MKTICNTPILGFAAFSGTGKTTLLEQLIPKLTQAGLTLGVLKHAHHNFDIDQQGKDSYRLRKAGASQMLISSRYRHAMITETAHQEAAFDDLLLQFDHQQLDLILIEGFKSQSFPKIELRRKALDNPWMHPTDSNIIAVASDIDFDCPLPSFDINDLEAIAQFIIDTITGQTAPTPESAVASCDTLSPAFLSVEQGIERILNEVSPISGVQQRAIEESFNYVLASDIVCNMNVPQYANSAMDGYAIRDEDVHLPRFTLVGEVMAGQRYPQPLQAGETVKIMTGAPVPSNGTTVIMREQADTIMDGNIPFITFNKASIKAKQNVRLAGEDLAIGQNVFNQGRIIGAAEMGMLASLGIVDCSVKPKLKVAIFSTGDEVQHPSEPLSENCIYDSNRYALMGLLKPLNCEVIDLGILADDHLAIEKAVSQAAEQADLILTTGGVSVGDADYIKDVLDKNGNIDFWRINMRPGRPLAFGTIGDTPFFGLPGNPVATMVSFINFVQPAIRKMQGVNNWTLNKLQAIASEPLRSRHGRTEFTRGIYQVNEQGQLVVASTGTQGSGILRSMSEANCLILIDPLYAKVKAGESVTIIPLP from the coding sequence ATGAAGACCATTTGTAATACGCCAATTTTGGGTTTTGCCGCATTTAGTGGTACTGGCAAAACAACACTTCTTGAACAACTCATCCCTAAACTAACCCAAGCGGGTTTAACCCTTGGGGTGCTAAAGCATGCCCACCATAATTTTGACATAGACCAACAAGGCAAAGACAGTTATCGCCTGCGCAAAGCTGGGGCAAGCCAAATGTTAATTAGCTCGCGCTACCGTCACGCCATGATCACAGAAACAGCGCATCAAGAAGCCGCCTTTGATGATTTGTTATTGCAATTTGACCACCAGCAACTTGACTTGATTTTAATCGAAGGATTTAAAAGCCAATCATTTCCTAAAATTGAGTTACGAAGGAAGGCATTAGACAACCCTTGGATGCACCCAACAGACAGCAACATTATTGCCGTTGCCTCAGACATTGATTTTGATTGCCCTTTACCCTCTTTTGACATCAACGATCTAGAGGCTATTGCTCAGTTCATTATTGATACCATTACTGGGCAAACAGCGCCAACCCCAGAGAGTGCCGTAGCCAGTTGCGATACTCTCTCTCCCGCCTTTCTTTCGGTAGAGCAAGGTATTGAACGCATACTCAATGAGGTGTCACCCATATCAGGTGTGCAGCAACGAGCAATAGAAGAGTCATTTAACTATGTATTAGCCAGCGATATTGTTTGTAATATGAATGTGCCACAATACGCCAATTCGGCTATGGATGGTTACGCTATCCGTGATGAGGATGTTCACTTGCCACGCTTTACTCTTGTTGGTGAAGTCATGGCGGGACAACGTTATCCTCAACCATTACAAGCGGGTGAAACCGTTAAGATAATGACAGGAGCACCGGTTCCTAGTAATGGTACAACGGTTATCATGCGAGAGCAGGCCGACACGATAATGGACGGCAACATCCCCTTTATCACCTTCAATAAGGCATCGATTAAAGCAAAGCAGAATGTTCGCTTGGCGGGTGAAGATTTGGCGATTGGACAAAATGTCTTTAATCAAGGGCGTATTATTGGGGCGGCTGAAATGGGTATGCTTGCCTCTTTAGGTATTGTTGATTGTTCTGTTAAGCCTAAATTAAAAGTCGCCATTTTCTCTACTGGCGATGAAGTTCAGCATCCCAGTGAGCCATTATCAGAAAACTGTATTTATGACTCTAATCGCTATGCTCTTATGGGGTTATTAAAGCCACTTAACTGCGAAGTCATCGATTTAGGTATCTTAGCCGACGACCATCTCGCTATAGAAAAAGCGGTATCTCAAGCAGCAGAGCAAGCGGATTTGATTCTAACCACAGGAGGCGTGTCTGTAGGCGATGCCGATTACATCAAGGATGTGCTGGACAAAAATGGCAATATCGACTTCTGGCGCATTAACATGCGCCCCGGTAGACCTCTTGCTTTTGGCACAATCGGCGATACTCCCTTCTTTGGCCTACCGGGTAATCCCGTAGCCACCATGGTTTCATTCATCAACTTTGTGCAACCTGCCATTCGCAAGATGCAAGGTGTCAACAATTGGACACTCAACAAACTGCAAGCCATAGCCAGTGAGCCATTACGCTCTCGTCATGGGCGAACAGAGTTTACTCGTGGCATCTATCAGGTGAATGAACAAGGGCAACTCGTCGTCGCTTCAACAGGTACACAAGGTTCTGGGATCTTACGCTCCATGAGTGAAGCCAACTGCCTCATTCTAATTGACCCTTTGTACGCAAAAGTCAAAGCCGGTGAATCCGTCACCATCATCCCCCTCCCTTAA
- a CDS encoding ABC transporter ATP-binding protein: MSNKTLLSLHNVTTKFNTDEGDITALSGVAFDVIKGRTLGIVGESGCGKSITAASIMNLLPQPYGRVTDGEILFEGRDITKLDEAERCKLRGHDISMIFQDPMTALNPVKRVGKQVEEVYELHSTKYTTDATRRQATLEMFKKVGISEPEKRLDVYPHELSGGMRQRVMIAMALACEPKVLIADEPTTALDVTIQAQILELMKRMQDELGMAILFITHDLGVVAEICDDVAVMYAGHIVEQGDVYQIFSKPTHPYTQGLLASMPTVSSVPKTQLKTIEGSVPQLKEMPTGCRFVNRCTKALDHCHSTRPEPALIEPGHLVSCLAVKEVM; the protein is encoded by the coding sequence ATGTCAAATAAAACATTACTGTCACTGCACAACGTGACCACTAAATTCAATACCGATGAAGGTGATATTACCGCATTAAGCGGCGTGGCATTTGATGTTATCAAAGGTCGCACCCTAGGTATTGTTGGTGAGTCTGGTTGTGGTAAAAGTATCACCGCAGCGTCAATCATGAATCTACTACCTCAACCTTATGGTCGAGTGACCGACGGTGAGATTCTCTTTGAGGGGCGCGATATCACCAAGCTTGACGAAGCAGAGCGTTGCAAACTTCGTGGTCACGATATTTCGATGATTTTTCAAGATCCAATGACGGCTTTAAACCCTGTAAAACGTGTCGGCAAACAAGTGGAAGAAGTGTATGAACTGCATAGCACCAAATACACCACAGATGCGACCCGCCGTCAGGCCACCCTTGAAATGTTCAAAAAAGTCGGTATTTCCGAGCCAGAAAAGCGTTTAGATGTTTACCCACATGAGTTGTCTGGTGGTATGCGTCAGCGTGTCATGATTGCTATGGCGCTAGCCTGTGAGCCAAAAGTATTAATTGCCGATGAACCAACGACGGCATTGGATGTGACCATCCAAGCACAAATTCTTGAGCTAATGAAACGCATGCAAGACGAGTTAGGAATGGCCATTTTGTTCATTACCCATGACTTAGGCGTAGTGGCTGAAATTTGCGATGACGTGGCGGTGATGTATGCCGGTCATATTGTCGAACAAGGGGATGTTTATCAGATTTTTAGTAAACCAACGCATCCTTATACTCAAGGGCTGCTGGCCTCAATGCCAACCGTTTCTTCTGTACCAAAAACGCAACTCAAAACGATTGAGGGTAGCGTACCGCAATTAAAAGAGATGCCCACTGGTTGTCGCTTTGTCAACCGTTGTACTAAAGCATTGGATCATTGTCATAGCACTAGACCTGAACCGGCACTGATTGAACCAGGGCATCTTGTCTCTTGTCTGGCTGTTAAAGAGGTTATGTAA
- a CDS encoding ABC transporter permease subunit — MLGYFIKRLLLIIPTFLGITVLIFCLTRFVPGGPVERMISQMQMNGGAKTASQTLSESEINELKALYGMDKPVYLAYSHWLTDLVHLKLGVSTRYYDPVWNMIKERMPVSLFYGVIALILSYGIAIPLGIYKAIHHGSKGDNISSVIIFIGYSMPNYVLGVLLLSLLAFYFDVLPLGGFTSNNFEELTFLGKVQDLFSHAILPVICYTIADVAILTMTMKNNLLENLSADYIKTAVSKGLTYKDSVYKHALRNSLIPIASHFGSVISVFLAGSFLIEVVFNIDGIGLLGYEAIIQRDYPVVMGILSLSALLLMLGNIISDLCVAAVDPRVKFGK; from the coding sequence TTGCTAGGTTATTTTATTAAAAGACTGTTACTGATTATTCCTACCTTTTTAGGAATAACAGTACTGATCTTTTGTTTGACTCGTTTCGTTCCAGGTGGACCTGTAGAACGAATGATCTCACAAATGCAAATGAACGGGGGGGCAAAAACCGCCTCTCAAACCCTTTCAGAAAGTGAAATCAACGAGTTAAAAGCACTGTATGGAATGGATAAACCTGTCTATCTCGCGTATTCACATTGGTTAACCGACTTGGTTCATCTCAAGCTTGGCGTATCAACTCGTTACTATGATCCTGTTTGGAACATGATTAAAGAGCGTATGCCTGTATCTTTGTTTTACGGTGTGATTGCTTTGATTCTGAGCTACGGCATCGCAATTCCCCTTGGGATATACAAAGCGATCCACCACGGAAGCAAAGGTGACAATATCAGTTCCGTCATCATATTCATTGGTTATTCGATGCCAAACTATGTGCTCGGGGTGCTATTACTTTCCTTACTCGCCTTCTATTTTGATGTGTTACCTCTTGGGGGATTCACCAGTAATAACTTCGAGGAACTGACCTTTCTTGGCAAAGTACAAGATTTATTCTCTCATGCCATCTTACCGGTGATTTGTTACACCATTGCTGATGTGGCGATCTTAACTATGACAATGAAGAATAACTTGCTTGAAAATTTATCTGCCGATTACATCAAAACAGCGGTAAGCAAAGGATTGACTTACAAAGATTCGGTTTACAAACATGCGTTAAGAAACAGTTTAATTCCTATTGCGAGCCACTTTGGCTCTGTAATTAGTGTATTTCTTGCCGGCTCATTCTTAATTGAAGTGGTATTCAATATCGACGGTATTGGACTACTTGGCTACGAAGCGATTATTCAACGAGATTACCCTGTTGTAATGGGTATTTTATCTCTCTCAGCACTGCTGCTTATGCTCGGTAATATCATTTCTGATCTGTGTGTGGCAGCCGTTGATCCACGGGTTAAGTTTGGTAAATAA
- the mobA gene encoding molybdenum cofactor guanylyltransferase MobA, with product MNSISWVVLAGGQATRMQGQDKGLVELNQRPLIEYVLDVLTAHSDSIYINANRSQQRYQEYAPVIADQYQGFVGPMGGIHAALTHIDSEWVGFVPCDCPQISPIFIQRMQQEIGDDDEILVAHDGQFIQPVFTVFRRRVLERLQQFLDDGERKIILFYDRCNTRQIDFSDTQDSFVNLNSPHELQQFKK from the coding sequence ATGAACTCTATCAGTTGGGTTGTTCTCGCAGGGGGGCAAGCCACTCGTATGCAAGGACAAGACAAAGGGCTAGTTGAACTTAACCAAAGGCCCCTCATTGAATACGTGCTCGATGTACTAACAGCGCACAGCGATTCCATTTATATCAATGCCAACCGCTCGCAACAACGCTATCAAGAGTACGCTCCTGTTATTGCAGATCAGTACCAAGGGTTTGTTGGACCCATGGGAGGTATCCATGCAGCACTCACTCACATTGATAGTGAATGGGTAGGTTTTGTGCCTTGTGATTGCCCGCAAATTTCCCCAATTTTTATCCAGCGTATGCAACAGGAAATCGGTGATGACGATGAGATTTTAGTGGCCCATGATGGTCAATTTATCCAACCCGTGTTTACGGTATTTCGTCGCCGCGTATTGGAGCGTCTACAACAATTTCTTGATGATGGCGAACGCAAAATCATCCTCTTTTATGACCGCTGCAATACGCGACAAATTGATTTTAGTGATACCCAAGACAGCTTCGTTAATCTCAATTCACCTCATGAATTACAACAGTTTAAGAAGTAA
- a CDS encoding ABC transporter ATP-binding protein: protein MTQTTPLFQIKDLKQHFLVSNKLFQPKKYVYAVDGVSFDLYPGQTIGLVGESGCGKSTVGRTLLKLYEPTAGSIFFEGRDITNLNAKQMMPLRKEMQIILQDPLESLNQRHTVGDIIKEPFEIHGIGTAKERDQWVSELLVKVGLRPSAASRFPHEFSGGQRQRIGIARAIALNPKLIVCDESVSALDVSVQAQIVNLLLDLQKEMNIALIFIAHDLSVVRHVSDVIAVMYLGKFVEIGNAKDVFNTPKHPYTEALISAIPQPDPRAKKDRIILNGDIPSPMNPPQGCAFSTRCRLVEKGCFEHSPTLSCDEHKVACHLV, encoded by the coding sequence ATGACTCAAACTACTCCTTTATTCCAAATTAAAGATTTGAAACAGCACTTTTTAGTCTCCAACAAACTGTTTCAACCAAAAAAATATGTCTATGCCGTGGATGGTGTCTCTTTTGATCTCTATCCCGGCCAAACCATTGGTCTTGTGGGCGAATCTGGGTGCGGTAAAAGCACTGTCGGACGTACATTACTGAAATTGTACGAGCCAACTGCAGGAAGCATCTTCTTTGAAGGGCGTGATATCACGAACTTAAACGCCAAACAGATGATGCCACTTCGTAAAGAAATGCAGATCATATTACAAGACCCTCTTGAGAGCCTAAACCAACGCCATACAGTCGGGGACATCATCAAAGAACCCTTCGAAATTCATGGCATAGGTACAGCAAAAGAGCGAGACCAATGGGTTTCAGAATTGTTAGTCAAAGTAGGATTGCGACCTAGTGCCGCTTCACGTTTCCCACACGAATTTTCTGGTGGTCAACGTCAACGCATTGGTATCGCAAGAGCAATAGCGCTAAATCCCAAACTCATCGTGTGTGATGAATCAGTTTCGGCTTTAGACGTTTCTGTTCAGGCGCAAATCGTAAACCTACTTCTTGACCTACAAAAAGAAATGAACATCGCATTGATTTTTATTGCGCATGATCTTTCTGTAGTCCGACATGTTTCGGACGTAATTGCCGTAATGTACTTAGGAAAGTTTGTTGAAATAGGGAATGCTAAAGATGTTTTTAATACTCCTAAACACCCTTACACCGAAGCACTGATTTCTGCCATTCCGCAACCCGATCCACGGGCCAAGAAAGACAGAATAATCCTCAATGGTGATATTCCTTCTCCCATGAATCCACCACAAGGATGTGCGTTTTCAACAAGGTGCCGTCTTGTTGAAAAAGGATGTTTTGAACATTCCCCTACCCTAAGTTGCGACGAGCACAAAGTAGCATGTCATTTAGTATAA